The proteins below are encoded in one region of Shewanella putrefaciens:
- a CDS encoding substrate-binding periplasmic protein has translation MRLCTFYKLLFCLILNCCLSITTFAQTQITQKPLIRVGGYQFAPYVNLQMDGRYTGLTLDLINALNQVQQQVTFEFVPTSIEHRNKAYAAERFDMMLFEDPSWGWEHTKMQFIPLNIKDGEVFIALKNRTKDQRYFADLTNKSMALVKGYHYTFVGSETDPEQLNKRFELVFVTSNKASIETILRQRADIAPVTFSYLNYYFTLNPEEKDKLFISEQWAQHYHLGVLLAPHSQLKIDQLKHWLELLEGSGKLAALAQDYGFTLPAPKALKP, from the coding sequence ATGCGGTTATGTACTTTCTACAAGCTGCTATTTTGCTTAATACTCAATTGTTGTTTGAGTATCACGACATTTGCTCAGACTCAGATCACCCAAAAGCCACTGATCCGAGTTGGTGGATACCAATTTGCCCCCTACGTAAATCTTCAAATGGATGGCCGCTATACGGGTTTAACCCTAGATCTCATTAATGCCCTTAATCAGGTGCAACAACAGGTGACATTCGAATTTGTCCCCACCAGCATAGAACACAGAAATAAAGCCTATGCCGCCGAACGCTTCGATATGATGCTCTTTGAAGATCCCAGTTGGGGCTGGGAGCACACTAAGATGCAGTTTATTCCCTTGAATATAAAGGATGGCGAGGTCTTTATCGCCCTAAAAAACCGCACGAAAGACCAGCGTTATTTTGCAGATTTAACCAATAAATCCATGGCATTAGTAAAGGGTTACCACTATACCTTTGTCGGTTCTGAAACCGATCCGGAGCAATTGAATAAACGCTTCGAACTGGTGTTTGTCACCAGCAATAAAGCCTCAATTGAGACGATTTTACGTCAGCGTGCCGATATCGCTCCCGTGACCTTCTCTTATCTCAATTATTACTTCACCCTTAATCCTGAAGAAAAAGACAAACTCTTTATTTCAGAACAATGGGCACAACATTATCACCTTGGAGTATTGTTAGCCCCACATTCCCAACTGAAGATTGACCAGCTCAAGCATTGGCTTGAATTACTCGAAGGAAGCGGAAAACTGGCGGCATTAGCCCAAGATTACGGTTT